The following proteins come from a genomic window of Streptomyces sp. GS7:
- the pepN gene encoding aminopeptidase N, whose product MPVLQRADAQSRARLIDVQRYDIALDLTQGDEQFTSRTTVHFTAREPGDTFVEIRPDTLHTATLDGHPLDPATLDDNRLPLTGLTPGPHELRLHATMRYSRTGEGMHRFTDPADGESYAYTQLFMDDIQRVFGAFDQPDLKAVFALTVTAPPTWTVLANARTEQQADGTWQAAPTPRISTYLVAVAAGPWHSVRTEHAGLPFGIHCRRSLAPHLDADADEILDLTRRCYDRYHQIFEEPYPFDSYDQAFVPEFNAGAMENPGLVTFRDEFVYRSAVTDTERQTRGMVIAHEMAHMWFGDLVTLQWWDDIWLNESFAEYMGYQVLSEATRFTDTWTDFAIARKGWGYDADQRPSTHPVAPTPEDVPDTASALLNFDGISYAKGASALRQLVAWMGEKDFLAGINDHFARHRFGNATLADFLDSLARATDRDVHAWAARWLRTTGVDTLTPATTEDRDTWHLDITHTGSRPHRIAVGAYDPDPADPGRLTLRDRFEVDIPQQEGRTRRTFSRPAPALVVLNDGDLTYAKVRFDTASWQTAARSLSGLPAPLTRAVVWNAARDMVRDGQLPPAAYLDAAREHLPHETDLAIVQGVLAFARTQIADRYLPLPERHTALATLTGISRDLLRRTEGPANGTGAGLRLTAVRTLIDSATSHEGIQEWLDDGSVPGGPDLDHELRWRILARLAALGAAPLAELRDTIDAELARDQSATGREGAARCHAALPDPAAKQAAWNALFTTGGERTDGGETGTPAEAAEPAELAELSNYLFTATAAGFWAPEQHDLLRPYVARYFAAVPALAARRGPALAKAAGRYAFPATFVEEETLRLGERCLADADPTPALRRTLADQLDDLRRALHVREAAAQR is encoded by the coding sequence ATGCCCGTACTGCAGCGCGCCGACGCGCAATCCCGAGCCCGGCTCATCGACGTCCAGCGTTACGACATCGCCCTCGATCTCACCCAGGGCGACGAGCAGTTCACCTCCCGCACCACCGTGCACTTCACCGCCCGCGAACCCGGCGACACCTTCGTCGAGATCCGCCCCGACACCCTCCACACCGCCACCCTCGACGGCCACCCCCTCGACCCCGCCACCCTCGACGACAACCGCCTCCCCCTCACCGGCCTCACCCCCGGCCCCCACGAACTCCGCCTCCACGCCACCATGCGCTACTCCCGCACCGGCGAAGGCATGCACCGCTTCACCGACCCCGCCGACGGCGAGAGCTACGCCTACACCCAGCTCTTCATGGACGACATCCAGCGCGTCTTCGGCGCCTTCGACCAGCCCGACCTGAAGGCAGTCTTCGCGCTCACCGTCACCGCCCCGCCCACCTGGACCGTCCTGGCCAACGCCCGCACCGAGCAGCAGGCCGACGGCACCTGGCAGGCCGCCCCCACCCCCCGCATCAGCACCTACCTCGTCGCCGTCGCCGCCGGCCCCTGGCACTCCGTCCGCACCGAGCACGCCGGCCTCCCCTTCGGCATCCACTGCCGCCGCTCCCTCGCCCCCCACCTCGACGCCGACGCCGACGAGATCCTCGACCTCACCCGCCGCTGCTACGACCGCTACCACCAGATCTTCGAAGAGCCCTACCCCTTCGACTCCTACGACCAGGCATTCGTCCCCGAGTTCAACGCCGGCGCCATGGAGAACCCCGGCCTGGTCACCTTCCGCGACGAGTTCGTCTACCGCTCCGCCGTCACCGACACCGAACGCCAGACCCGCGGCATGGTCATCGCCCACGAGATGGCCCACATGTGGTTCGGCGACCTGGTCACCCTCCAGTGGTGGGACGACATCTGGCTGAACGAGTCCTTCGCCGAATACATGGGCTACCAGGTCCTGTCCGAAGCCACCCGCTTCACCGACACCTGGACCGACTTCGCCATCGCCCGCAAGGGCTGGGGCTACGACGCCGACCAGCGGCCCTCCACCCACCCCGTCGCCCCCACCCCCGAAGACGTCCCCGACACCGCCTCCGCACTCCTCAACTTCGACGGCATCTCCTACGCCAAGGGCGCCTCCGCACTCCGCCAACTCGTCGCCTGGATGGGGGAGAAGGACTTCCTCGCCGGCATCAACGACCACTTCGCCCGGCACCGCTTCGGCAACGCCACCCTCGCCGACTTCCTCGACTCCCTGGCCCGCGCCACCGACCGCGACGTCCACGCCTGGGCCGCCCGCTGGCTGCGCACCACCGGCGTCGACACCCTCACCCCGGCCACCACCGAGGACCGCGACACCTGGCACCTGGACATCACCCACACCGGCAGCCGCCCGCACCGCATCGCCGTCGGCGCCTACGACCCCGACCCCGCCGACCCCGGCCGGCTCACCCTGCGCGACCGCTTCGAGGTGGACATCCCGCAGCAGGAAGGGCGGACCCGCCGGACCTTCTCCCGGCCCGCCCCGGCCCTCGTCGTCCTCAACGACGGCGACCTGACCTACGCCAAGGTCCGCTTCGACACGGCGTCCTGGCAGACCGCCGCCCGCTCCCTCTCCGGACTGCCCGCCCCGCTCACCCGCGCCGTCGTATGGAACGCCGCCCGCGACATGGTCCGCGACGGCCAACTCCCGCCCGCCGCCTACCTGGACGCGGCCCGCGAACACCTCCCGCACGAGACCGACCTGGCCATCGTCCAGGGCGTCCTCGCCTTCGCCCGCACCCAGATCGCCGACCGCTACCTCCCCCTCCCCGAACGCCACACCGCCCTCGCCACTCTCACCGGCATCAGCCGCGACCTGCTGCGCCGCACGGAAGGCCCCGCGAACGGCACCGGAGCGGGCCTGCGCCTCACCGCCGTACGCACCCTCATCGACAGCGCCACCAGCCACGAAGGCATCCAGGAGTGGCTCGACGACGGCAGCGTCCCCGGCGGCCCCGACCTCGACCACGAACTGCGCTGGCGCATCCTCGCCCGGCTCGCGGCACTCGGCGCCGCCCCCCTCGCCGAGCTCCGCGACACCATCGACGCGGAACTCGCCCGCGACCAGAGCGCCACCGGCCGCGAAGGCGCCGCCCGCTGCCACGCGGCCCTCCCCGACCCCGCCGCCAAACAGGCCGCCTGGAACGCCCTGTTCACCACCGGCGGCGAACGCACCGACGGCGGCGAAACCGGCACGCCCGCGGAAGCCGCCGAACCCGCCGAACTTGCCGAGCTCTCCAATTACCTCTTCACCGCGACCGCCGCCGGCTTCTGGGCCCCCGAACAGCACGACCTGCTCCGCCCCTACGTGGCCCGCTACTTCGCCGCCGTCCCCGCCCTCGCCGCCCGCCGCGGCCCCGCCCTCGCCAAGGCCGCCGGCCGCTACGCGTTCCCCGCCACGTTCGTCGAGGAGGAGACCCTCCGGCTCGGCGAGCGCTGCCTCGCCGACGCCGACCCCACCCCCGCCCTGCGCCGCACCCTCGCCGACCAACTGGACGATCTGCGCCGCGCGTTGCACGTCAGGGAAGCCGCCGCACAGCGGTAG
- a CDS encoding pyridoxal phosphate-dependent decarboxylase family protein — MPVAPAGTALAGGTNGPRALRPLLDTVLDALTTGAQDRSGPLPSGGPDTVARAVRDTCLPLLPEHGTGPHAALRTLVHTLAAGAADPADPHCAAHLHCPPLAVATAADLAAGALNPSMDSWDQAPAASELETLTSRELAALVYPQAAEPDALITTGGTESNQLGILLAREAPHPPHTNGPLQIVCGANAHHSIHRAAWLLGLPEPVTLPTPDGTLDPDTVRTCLAELAARTGPVLLTATAGTTDTGAIDPLPALADLADHHGARLHIDASYGGPLLFSDTHHTALNGLARAHTVTLDLHKLGWQPVAAGLLAVPGPTTLAPLGHQADYLNADDDTEAGLPDLLGRSLRTTRRPDILKIAVTLKALGRQGLGDLVDRTLAAARTLADLIDAHPHYELHSHPTLTTVLFRPTDADDTTLAAIRRSLLTEGHAVLGRATTPTGLWLKATLLNPHTQPGDLTTLLKLVEGHTPR; from the coding sequence ATGCCAGTTGCCCCTGCCGGCACCGCCCTCGCAGGCGGCACCAACGGCCCCCGCGCGCTCCGACCGCTCCTTGACACCGTCCTCGACGCCCTCACCACCGGCGCCCAGGACCGCTCCGGCCCCCTCCCGTCCGGCGGCCCGGACACCGTCGCCCGCGCCGTACGCGACACCTGCCTGCCCCTCCTCCCCGAACACGGCACCGGCCCGCACGCCGCCCTGCGCACCCTCGTCCACACCCTCGCCGCCGGCGCCGCCGACCCCGCCGACCCCCACTGCGCCGCCCATCTGCACTGCCCGCCGCTGGCCGTGGCCACCGCCGCCGACCTCGCCGCCGGCGCCCTCAACCCCTCCATGGACTCCTGGGACCAGGCCCCCGCCGCCTCCGAACTCGAAACCCTCACCAGCCGCGAACTCGCCGCCCTCGTCTACCCCCAGGCCGCCGAACCCGACGCCCTGATCACCACCGGCGGCACCGAATCCAACCAACTCGGCATCCTCCTCGCCCGCGAGGCCCCCCACCCCCCGCACACCAACGGCCCCCTCCAGATCGTCTGCGGCGCCAACGCCCACCACAGCATCCACCGCGCCGCCTGGCTCCTCGGCCTCCCCGAACCCGTCACCCTCCCCACCCCCGACGGCACCCTCGACCCCGACACCGTCCGCACCTGCCTCGCCGAACTCGCCGCCCGCACCGGGCCCGTCCTGCTCACCGCCACGGCTGGCACCACCGACACCGGCGCCATCGACCCCCTCCCGGCCCTCGCCGACCTCGCCGACCACCACGGCGCCCGCCTCCACATCGACGCCTCCTACGGCGGCCCGCTCCTCTTCAGCGACACCCACCACACCGCCCTCAACGGCCTCGCCCGTGCCCACACCGTCACCCTCGACCTGCACAAACTCGGCTGGCAGCCGGTCGCCGCCGGCCTCCTCGCCGTCCCCGGCCCCACCACCCTCGCCCCCCTGGGCCACCAGGCCGACTACCTCAACGCCGACGACGACACCGAAGCCGGCCTCCCCGACCTCCTCGGCCGCTCCCTGCGCACCACCCGCCGCCCCGACATCCTCAAGATCGCCGTCACCCTCAAAGCCCTCGGCCGCCAGGGCCTCGGCGACCTCGTCGACCGCACCCTCGCCGCCGCCCGCACCCTCGCCGACCTCATCGACGCCCACCCCCACTACGAACTCCACTCCCACCCCACCCTCACCACCGTCCTCTTCCGCCCCACCGACGCCGACGACACCACCCTCGCCGCCATCCGCCGCTCCCTCCTCACCGAAGGACACGCCGTCCTCGGCCGAGCCACCACCCCCACCGGCCTCTGGCTCAAGGCCACCCTCCTCAATCCCCACACCCAACCCGGAGACCTCACCACCCTCCTCAAACTCGTGGAAGGCCACACCCCCCGATGA
- a CDS encoding lysine N(6)-hydroxylase/L-ornithine N(5)-oxygenase family protein — MNTPPHTEPETGTGTHGPDEPLDLAGIGIGPFNLSLAALAHPLTHLRTAFYDLHPAFHWHPGLLIDGATLQVPFLADLVTLADPASPWSFLNYLKTRERLFPFYFAERFHIHRAEYDAYCRWVSENLPTLHFGHQIDAVRWNHERSLFEVDFTQLGAEGEAEALGRSYARNLVLGIGTAPHIPIPLRPLTEAPAVPVIHSADYLDHRERLLAAEHLTVIGAGQSGAEIFLDQLRARPAGRENLHWLARTPAFAPMEYSKLGLEHFTPDYTRYFHALPERVRDELLPAQWQLHKGIDHDTLAAIHDELYRRTLDGGWPTTTLTPGVRVRTAGRVGTTKVELHLEHTQQGSRSRLTTDAVVLATGYRERRLDTLLAALDPYLRRDASERPRIDEHHRLVLDPSITATGCRIYVQNAETHTHGVGTPDLGLAAWRSATILNSLTSSTAYPLPSRTAFTTFGLAHPTPHRTTPTVPRQTSTLVPRH, encoded by the coding sequence ATGAACACCCCACCGCACACCGAACCCGAAACAGGCACCGGCACCCACGGCCCCGACGAACCCCTCGACCTCGCCGGCATCGGCATCGGCCCCTTCAACCTCTCCCTCGCCGCCCTCGCCCACCCCCTCACCCACCTGCGCACCGCCTTCTACGACCTGCACCCCGCCTTCCACTGGCACCCCGGCCTCCTCATCGACGGCGCCACCCTCCAAGTCCCCTTCCTCGCCGACCTCGTCACCCTCGCCGACCCCGCCAGCCCCTGGAGCTTCCTCAACTACCTCAAAACCCGCGAACGCCTCTTCCCCTTCTATTTCGCCGAGCGCTTCCACATCCACCGCGCCGAATACGACGCCTACTGCCGCTGGGTCAGCGAAAACCTCCCCACCCTCCACTTCGGCCACCAGATCGACGCCGTCCGCTGGAACCACGAACGCAGCCTGTTCGAAGTCGACTTCACCCAACTCGGCGCCGAAGGAGAAGCCGAAGCCCTCGGCCGCAGCTACGCCCGCAACCTCGTCCTCGGCATCGGCACCGCCCCCCACATCCCCATCCCCCTCCGCCCCCTCACCGAGGCCCCCGCCGTCCCCGTCATCCACTCCGCCGACTACCTCGACCACCGCGAACGGCTGCTCGCCGCCGAACACCTCACCGTCATCGGCGCCGGTCAGTCAGGCGCCGAAATCTTCCTCGACCAGCTCCGCGCCCGCCCCGCCGGCCGCGAAAACCTCCACTGGCTCGCCCGCACCCCCGCGTTCGCGCCCATGGAATACAGCAAACTCGGCCTCGAACACTTCACCCCCGACTACACCCGCTACTTCCACGCCCTCCCCGAACGCGTCCGCGACGAGCTCCTCCCCGCCCAATGGCAGCTCCACAAAGGCATCGACCACGACACCCTCGCCGCCATCCACGACGAGCTCTACCGCCGCACCCTCGACGGCGGCTGGCCCACCACCACCCTCACCCCCGGCGTCCGCGTCCGCACCGCGGGACGCGTCGGCACCACCAAAGTCGAACTCCACCTCGAACACACCCAGCAAGGCAGCCGCTCCCGCCTCACCACCGACGCCGTCGTCCTCGCCACCGGCTACCGCGAACGCCGCCTCGACACCCTCCTCGCCGCCCTCGACCCCTACCTCCGCCGCGACGCCTCCGAACGCCCCCGCATCGACGAACACCACCGCCTCGTCCTCGACCCCTCCATCACCGCCACCGGCTGCCGCATCTACGTCCAGAACGCCGAAACCCACACCCACGGCGTCGGCACCCCCGACCTCGGCCTCGCCGCCTGGCGCAGCGCCACCATCCTCAACTCCCTCACCAGCAGCACCGCCTACCCCCTCCCCAGCCGCACCGCCTTCACCACCTTCGGCCTCGCCCACCCCACACCCCACCGCACCACCCCCACCGTCCCCCGCCAGACCTCCACCCTCGTCCCCCGCCACTGA